The following coding sequences are from one Seonamhaeicola sp. ML3 window:
- a CDS encoding DNA mismatch repair protein MutS: MINIHQKTLEDLEFPTVVEQVSEHCITPLGNERALLITPYKNKQDILNALALTNEYLSSFDNENRIPGHRFETINKELKLLNIENTYLEVYSLKKITSISSTTNEIVLFLEKFKAYYPQLNEFASNIEVNKDVIQKIDSIVDRFGDIKNDASALLYQLRQSINTVKGKINQSFATALNLYHGQDLLDDIRESVVENRRVLAVKAMYRKKVRGSIMGSSKTGSIVYIEPETALQHTRELQNLEYEEKEEIIRILKDVTNFIRPFTPLLKDSQELLINMDVIAAKAKYARSMNAILPEITEERSMFLRDAFHPLLYLTNLQKNEKTFPQTITLNQESRIIVISGPNAGGKSITLKTIGLLQVMLQCGMLIPVHERSKARIFDRILSDIGDNQSIENHLSTYSYRLKQMNYFLKKCNKNSLFLIDEFGTGSDPELGGALAETFLEEFYHREAFGIITTHYSNLKILATELPFMINANMLFNERTLEPMFKLVVGQAGSSFTFEVAQKNGIPYSLINRAKKKIERSKVRFDATIAKLQKERSRLEKTGQSLKQNERKKSEEAEKLEEINARVQKKLESYQELYDSNQRLIYLGQKVNDLAEKYFNNKQKRELMSELFKVVQIENSKRKRISAKQKKVEKAKEKQVKQEVEKKVAVIRKKKKAEKEEKAKQPPKPKPILKVGDRVRMEDGRSVGTIDKIEKNKAVVNYGMFTTNVSIDQLELVEAKN; encoded by the coding sequence ATGATAAACATTCATCAAAAAACATTAGAGGATTTAGAATTTCCAACCGTGGTTGAGCAGGTTAGCGAACATTGTATTACACCGCTGGGCAACGAAAGAGCACTACTTATCACGCCTTATAAAAACAAGCAGGATATTTTAAATGCATTAGCGCTAACTAACGAATATCTCTCCTCTTTTGACAACGAGAATCGTATCCCCGGACACCGATTTGAAACCATAAACAAAGAATTGAAGTTATTAAACATAGAAAACACATACTTAGAGGTTTACAGTTTAAAAAAAATAACTTCAATATCTTCAACCACTAATGAAATTGTACTTTTCCTAGAAAAGTTTAAAGCGTACTATCCGCAATTAAATGAGTTTGCCTCTAACATTGAAGTTAACAAAGATGTTATTCAAAAAATAGATAGTATTGTTGACCGCTTTGGAGATATTAAGAACGATGCCTCGGCGTTGCTTTATCAATTAAGACAATCTATAAATACCGTTAAAGGCAAAATAAATCAGAGTTTCGCAACTGCTCTAAACCTTTACCATGGTCAGGACCTTTTAGACGATATCAGGGAATCTGTAGTTGAAAACCGCCGTGTATTGGCCGTAAAAGCCATGTACAGAAAGAAAGTACGTGGATCTATTATGGGAAGCAGTAAAACAGGAAGTATCGTTTACATTGAACCCGAAACCGCATTACAGCACACCAGGGAACTTCAAAATTTAGAGTATGAAGAAAAGGAAGAAATCATACGTATTTTAAAAGACGTTACTAATTTTATCCGTCCGTTTACACCATTATTAAAAGATTCTCAAGAGCTGTTAATTAACATGGATGTTATTGCCGCAAAAGCGAAATATGCACGCTCTATGAACGCCATTCTTCCTGAAATTACAGAAGAACGTAGCATGTTTTTGCGTGACGCCTTTCATCCATTACTCTATTTAACCAATCTCCAAAAGAACGAAAAAACATTTCCGCAGACCATTACCTTAAACCAAGAAAGCAGAATTATTGTAATTTCTGGACCAAATGCCGGAGGAAAAAGTATTACCCTAAAAACCATTGGTCTGTTACAAGTTATGTTACAATGCGGCATGCTTATTCCTGTTCATGAACGCAGTAAAGCCCGTATTTTCGATAGGATTCTAAGTGATATTGGAGACAACCAATCTATTGAAAACCATTTAAGCACATATAGTTACAGGCTTAAGCAAATGAATTATTTCCTTAAGAAGTGCAACAAAAACTCCCTGTTCTTAATTGATGAATTTGGTACCGGTAGTGACCCAGAACTTGGAGGTGCATTAGCAGAAACTTTCTTAGAAGAGTTTTACCACCGCGAAGCATTTGGAATTATAACCACCCACTACTCTAATTTAAAAATCTTGGCCACGGAGTTACCTTTTATGATAAATGCCAACATGCTGTTTAATGAACGAACTCTTGAACCCATGTTTAAACTGGTTGTGGGGCAAGCAGGAAGCTCCTTTACTTTTGAAGTAGCTCAAAAAAACGGTATTCCTTACAGCTTAATAAATAGAGCTAAGAAGAAGATAGAACGCAGTAAGGTAAGATTTGATGCCACTATAGCCAAATTACAAAAAGAACGCTCTAGATTGGAAAAAACAGGGCAATCCTTAAAACAAAACGAAAGGAAAAAGAGCGAAGAAGCCGAAAAGCTTGAAGAAATAAATGCCCGAGTTCAAAAGAAACTGGAAAGCTATCAAGAATTATACGATAGCAATCAACGCTTGATTTATTTGGGCCAAAAGGTTAACGATTTAGCCGAAAAATACTTTAACAATAAGCAGAAACGGGAGTTAATGTCTGAACTCTTTAAAGTAGTTCAGATTGAAAACTCTAAACGTAAACGTATTTCGGCAAAACAGAAAAAAGTAGAAAAAGCTAAAGAAAAACAGGTAAAACAAGAAGTTGAAAAGAAAGTAGCAGTCATAAGAAAAAAGAAAAAAGCTGAAAAAGAAGAAAAGGCGAAACAACCTCCTAAACCAAAACCTATTTTAAAAGTGGGTGACCGCGTTAGAATGGAAGATGGACGCTCTGTTGGTACCATTGACAAAATTGAAAAAAATAAAGCCGTTGTAAATTATGGTATGTTTACCACTAATGTGAGTATTGACCAGCTGGAGTTGGTGGAAGCTAAAAATTAG
- a CDS encoding DUF559 domain-containing protein — protein sequence MNTAFLQTPIDYLKGVGPNRADLLRKELGIHTYQDLLNLFPNRYIDRTRYYKINQIQQSNAEIQVVGVIKGFKEVAQKRGKRLVATFQDDTGTMELVWFRGQKWIRESLKLNTPYVVFGKTNWFNGKFSMPHPDIETTEAHKKGLSSGIQPIYPSTEKLTNKGINNRVISKIVQQLFLETKGRFTETLSPIIISELNLISKSDALLNIHFPKSQELLSKSQSRLKFEELFFIQLQLILKNLIHKSKIKGHNFSKVGDYFNTFFNAHLPFNLTNAQKRVLKEIRLDLGSNAQMNRLLQGDVGSGKTIVAFMSMLMALDNGFQACLMAPTEILSVQHYNGLLEWCNSLNIRIELLTGSTKTSKRKEIHNGLENGDLNILVGTHALLEDKVKFKNLGLAIIDEQHRFGVAQRSKLWRKGPPQSSHGEEAQAVRKKYMTARPSAYKLLKELQIENKKHSTEAERILWECLRNKKLDHKFRRQHIIDEFIVDFVSIEKNLVIEVDGGYHTTIEQKDADELRTRILNEIGFKVIRFTNEQVIGDIDNVLSYITKSLESLPSGEVGGASVPPHILVMTATPIPRTLAMSVYGDLDISVIDELPPGRQAIKTVHRYDKNRLQVFKFIRDEIKKGRQIYIVYPLIQESEKMDYKDLMDGYESISRDFPLPEYQISIVHGKMKPTDKDYEMQRFAKGETQIMVATTVIEVGVNVPNASVMIIESAERFGLSQLHQLRGRVGRGAEQSYCILMTSYKLSNDSKTRLETMVKTNDGFEIAEVDLKLRGPGDVMGTQQSGVLNLRIADIVKDKDILQKARYYAKKTLSDDPRLTKKENENILSTYTALSKFKNIWNYIS from the coding sequence ATGAATACTGCTTTTTTACAGACTCCTATTGACTACCTTAAAGGTGTTGGCCCCAATAGAGCCGATTTACTTAGAAAGGAGCTGGGTATTCATACTTACCAAGATTTATTAAACCTTTTTCCTAACCGTTATATTGACCGAACACGGTATTACAAAATCAATCAAATTCAGCAAAGTAATGCAGAAATTCAGGTTGTAGGTGTAATTAAAGGCTTTAAAGAAGTTGCTCAAAAGCGAGGGAAACGTCTGGTCGCCACGTTCCAAGATGATACGGGAACTATGGAATTGGTTTGGTTTAGAGGTCAAAAGTGGATTAGAGAAAGCTTAAAACTAAACACACCTTATGTTGTTTTTGGAAAGACCAATTGGTTTAACGGTAAGTTTAGTATGCCTCACCCTGACATTGAAACTACCGAAGCACATAAAAAAGGGTTAAGTTCCGGTATTCAACCCATTTACCCATCAACAGAAAAACTAACCAATAAAGGCATTAACAATAGAGTCATCAGCAAAATAGTGCAACAGCTGTTCTTAGAAACCAAAGGACGTTTTACGGAAACATTATCTCCTATAATTATTTCTGAATTGAATCTCATTTCAAAAAGTGATGCACTCTTAAATATTCACTTTCCCAAAAGTCAAGAACTACTTTCTAAATCTCAATCACGATTAAAATTCGAAGAATTATTTTTTATTCAATTGCAATTAATTCTGAAAAACCTCATTCATAAATCTAAAATCAAGGGACATAATTTTAGCAAAGTAGGCGATTATTTTAACACCTTTTTCAACGCACATTTACCTTTTAATTTAACCAATGCACAGAAGCGTGTTCTCAAAGAAATAAGACTGGACTTAGGCAGTAATGCACAGATGAACCGACTTTTACAAGGTGATGTAGGCTCAGGGAAGACCATAGTAGCGTTCATGTCAATGTTAATGGCTCTTGACAACGGTTTTCAAGCCTGTTTAATGGCTCCTACTGAAATTTTGTCAGTCCAGCATTATAACGGATTATTAGAATGGTGTAATTCATTGAATATCAGAATAGAATTATTAACCGGGTCAACTAAAACTTCAAAAAGAAAAGAAATCCATAATGGTTTAGAAAATGGTGATTTAAATATACTTGTCGGCACCCATGCCCTTTTAGAAGACAAGGTGAAATTTAAAAATTTAGGTTTAGCCATAATTGACGAACAACACCGTTTCGGTGTTGCTCAAAGAAGTAAATTGTGGAGAAAAGGCCCTCCTCAATCCTCCCATGGGGAGGAAGCTCAAGCGGTACGCAAAAAATATATGACTGCTCGTCCTTCTGCTTATAAATTGCTCAAGGAATTACAAATTGAAAACAAAAAGCACTCTACAGAAGCAGAACGTATTTTATGGGAATGTTTGAGAAACAAAAAACTTGACCATAAATTCAGACGACAACATATTATCGATGAATTCATAGTAGATTTTGTTAGTATCGAAAAGAATTTAGTAATTGAAGTAGATGGCGGCTACCACACCACGATAGAACAAAAGGACGCTGATGAACTTCGTACCAGAATTTTAAATGAGATAGGTTTTAAGGTTATTCGCTTTACAAATGAACAAGTCATAGGAGATATAGATAACGTTTTGAGTTATATTACGAAATCCTTAGAAAGCCTCCCCTCCGGGGAGGTTGGTGGGGCTTCCGTCCCCCCTCACATTCTAGTCATGACCGCCACTCCTATTCCGCGCACCTTGGCCATGTCTGTTTATGGTGATTTGGATATTTCTGTAATCGACGAATTACCACCAGGAAGACAAGCCATAAAAACCGTGCACCGCTATGATAAAAATCGACTTCAGGTATTTAAATTCATTAGAGACGAAATAAAAAAAGGGAGGCAAATCTACATCGTATATCCGCTGATACAAGAAAGCGAGAAAATGGACTACAAGGATTTAATGGATGGCTACGAAAGTATATCGAGAGATTTTCCTTTACCAGAGTATCAAATCTCTATTGTGCATGGCAAAATGAAACCCACGGACAAAGATTATGAAATGCAACGTTTTGCAAAAGGGGAAACACAAATTATGGTAGCCACCACCGTAATTGAGGTTGGCGTTAATGTGCCTAATGCCTCGGTTATGATTATAGAAAGCGCCGAACGCTTTGGCTTGTCGCAACTACACCAGCTTCGAGGCCGTGTAGGGCGCGGCGCCGAACAAAGCTACTGCATTTTAATGACCAGCTACAAACTGAGCAATGACAGCAAGACTAGGCTAGAAACTATGGTAAAAACTAACGACGGATTTGAAATTGCAGAAGTAGACTTAAAACTTCGCGGACCAGGAGATGTTATGGGTACTCAACAGAGCGGTGTTTTAAACCTTAGGATTGCGGACATTGTAAAAGACAAGGACATATTGCAAAAAGCCAGGTATTACGCCAAAAAAACCTTAAGCGACGACCCAAGGTTGACTAAAAAAGAAAATGAAAACATTCTTTCTACTTACACGGCGCTTTCAAAATTTAAAAACATCTGGAACTATATAAGTTAA
- a CDS encoding M1 family metallopeptidase, which translates to MKFRLFIVLILTVNFCFPQQTEYVDFKTAKVSKLMVDTACKGIGGNMVYEFEILKDIDSIYLDAKGFRHIEGLLNERIYHDYDGKHFIVKHKFIKGEKHKLHIGWYTQPKKALYFIEKDEGNQVWTQGQGKYTSNWLPSIDDMNDKIEFDLSITSKRNYEVIANGHLTNKQINDSTITWHYDMQKPMSSYLVAMAIGNYDKKVEYSKSGIPLEMYYYPEDSLKFEPTYRYTKLIFDFLEEEIGVPYPWQNYKMLPVKDFLYAGMENTSLNIYSDAFVVDSTAFVDRNFVNINAHELAHQWFGDLVTEVSGTHHWLQEGFATYYALLAEKEVFGEDYYYWQLYEYAQELLEQDKAGNSTSLLNPKSSSTTFYKKGAWVLHMLREQVGEEPFREAVKNYLLKHQFKNVETDDFISEVEKSSGVDLSEFVEKWLKSPSLVYDDMIRAIISNRKIEFLNSLDELKIEIETSDIVSNSDELKQVLPILRALSIHSSSIDYKNGELLEFHKIAFASKDIKVRQAIAKNMPDIPLELKADYESLLDDKSYITIETALVNLWINFPENQSKYLDKTKNITGLNNKNIRIPWLALALLTKDYELENKKQYYNELMDYTSPRYASDIRENAFFYLHQIKACNDVCKENLKQATTHHNWRFKKFAKGLLKSMK; encoded by the coding sequence ATGAAATTTAGACTATTCATTGTATTAATTCTTACGGTCAACTTTTGTTTTCCGCAACAAACGGAGTATGTGGATTTTAAGACAGCTAAGGTCAGTAAATTAATGGTTGATACTGCTTGTAAAGGGATTGGTGGTAATATGGTTTATGAGTTCGAAATTTTAAAAGATATTGATTCTATTTACTTAGATGCCAAAGGGTTTAGACATATTGAAGGCTTGCTTAATGAAAGAATTTATCATGATTACGATGGTAAACACTTTATTGTTAAACATAAATTCATAAAAGGAGAAAAGCATAAACTGCATATTGGTTGGTATACTCAACCAAAAAAAGCACTCTATTTCATTGAAAAGGATGAAGGTAACCAAGTCTGGACCCAAGGACAAGGGAAATATACCAGTAACTGGCTACCGAGTATCGATGATATGAACGATAAAATAGAATTCGATTTATCAATAACTTCGAAAAGAAACTATGAAGTAATCGCCAATGGCCACTTAACAAATAAGCAAATCAACGATTCCACAATCACTTGGCATTACGATATGCAAAAACCTATGTCCAGCTATTTGGTAGCCATGGCTATTGGGAATTATGATAAAAAGGTTGAATATTCTAAATCTGGAATTCCTCTTGAGATGTACTATTATCCCGAAGATTCCTTGAAATTTGAGCCTACTTACCGTTACACCAAACTAATATTCGATTTTTTAGAAGAAGAAATAGGAGTACCTTACCCATGGCAAAACTATAAAATGCTTCCTGTTAAGGACTTTTTGTATGCCGGTATGGAAAATACCAGTCTTAATATCTATTCCGATGCTTTTGTAGTAGATTCTACAGCTTTTGTAGATAGAAATTTTGTAAACATAAATGCCCACGAGCTAGCACACCAGTGGTTTGGGGATTTGGTAACCGAAGTTTCGGGGACTCACCATTGGCTCCAAGAGGGTTTCGCTACGTATTACGCTTTATTGGCCGAAAAAGAGGTCTTTGGAGAAGATTATTACTATTGGCAGCTGTATGAATACGCCCAAGAGCTTTTGGAACAGGACAAAGCGGGAAATAGCACCTCTTTGTTAAATCCTAAATCAAGTAGTACCACTTTTTATAAAAAAGGGGCTTGGGTATTGCATATGCTAAGAGAACAGGTCGGGGAGGAGCCCTTTAGGGAAGCCGTCAAAAATTATTTGTTGAAACATCAATTTAAAAATGTAGAGACCGATGACTTTATAAGTGAAGTGGAGAAGTCTAGTGGAGTAGATTTGAGTGAGTTTGTAGAAAAATGGCTTAAGTCTCCTAGTTTGGTTTATGATGACATGATAAGAGCGATTATTTCAAACAGAAAAATAGAGTTTTTAAATTCACTTGATGAGCTTAAAATAGAGATTGAAACAAGTGATATTGTATCGAATTCAGATGAATTAAAGCAAGTTCTACCTATTTTAAGAGCTCTAAGTATTCATTCTAGTTCGATAGATTATAAAAATGGCGAATTGTTGGAATTTCACAAAATAGCTTTTGCTTCAAAAGATATCAAAGTGCGACAAGCCATTGCTAAAAATATGCCTGATATTCCTCTGGAATTAAAAGCCGACTACGAATCCCTCTTAGATGATAAGTCCTATATAACTATTGAAACAGCTTTGGTTAATTTATGGATTAATTTTCCTGAGAATCAATCTAAGTATCTCGATAAAACAAAGAACATCACAGGTCTAAATAATAAAAACATCAGAATACCATGGTTGGCGTTGGCATTGTTAACTAAAGACTACGAACTGGAAAACAAGAAACAGTATTATAATGAACTGATGGATTATACAAGCCCAAGATACGCCTCGGATATTCGTGAGAATGCATTCTTTTATTTGCATCAAATCAAGGCTTGTAACGATGTTTGTAAAGAAAATTTAAAACAAGCTACAACACATCATAACTGGCGCTTTAAAAAGTTTGCCAAAGGGCTGCTCAAAAGCATGAAGTAA
- a CDS encoding PorP/SprF family type IX secretion system membrane protein — MKVKLYFSAIFVSLFFIQAKAQDPIFSQYYQVPETLNPGFSGFENASYFGLIHRTQWPNLGLRVDTDYVFFNTWVERIGGLGISILNQHENSTKYNHLQGNVNYAYHVRLANEWYFRPAIEVGFGTKSFNFSNLVLSDQINIASESINPSSSDVFAMNANRNVSFFDFAVGFVFDKKNTSRNTDLWLGASIKHLNRPNISFVENNNLPLDIFYSIHAAYKFPYFDYNDIMISANYMQQGEFNRLDITSMIKLEKLFLGATAVTNPAKNSNNSHLLTSINAFAGLELEQLRFGFSYDFNTSNIGRTDGVYEISITYLSGCLICRNPARLERRK; from the coding sequence ATGAAGGTGAAATTATATTTTTCAGCAATATTTGTCAGTCTATTTTTTATTCAAGCCAAAGCTCAAGATCCAATATTTAGTCAGTATTACCAAGTTCCTGAAACCTTGAATCCTGGGTTTTCAGGTTTTGAAAATGCCTCTTACTTTGGTTTAATCCACAGAACCCAATGGCCCAATTTAGGGTTGCGCGTGGATACAGATTACGTGTTTTTTAATACTTGGGTGGAACGTATTGGCGGATTGGGTATAAGCATATTGAACCAACACGAAAACAGTACAAAATACAACCACCTACAAGGTAATGTGAATTACGCTTACCATGTGAGGCTAGCTAATGAATGGTATTTTAGACCAGCTATTGAAGTTGGTTTTGGCACCAAATCTTTTAATTTTAGTAATCTAGTACTATCGGACCAAATAAACATTGCATCTGAAAGTATAAACCCCAGCTCATCTGATGTTTTTGCTATGAACGCCAACAGAAACGTTTCTTTTTTCGATTTTGCTGTTGGTTTTGTTTTCGACAAAAAAAATACAAGCAGGAATACAGATTTATGGTTGGGAGCTTCTATTAAACACTTAAACAGACCAAATATTTCTTTTGTTGAAAACAACAATTTACCATTAGATATTTTTTATTCTATTCATGCGGCTTATAAATTCCCCTATTTTGATTATAATGATATCATGATATCGGCCAATTACATGCAACAGGGAGAGTTTAATAGGCTGGATATAACCTCTATGATTAAGCTGGAAAAACTTTTCCTCGGTGCAACAGCGGTTACCAATCCTGCCAAAAATAGTAATAACAGTCACTTGCTAACTTCCATAAACGCTTTTGCAGGATTAGAACTTGAACAGTTACGCTTTGGATTTTCTTATGACTTTAACACCTCTAATATTGGCAGGACCGACGGTGTTTACGAAATATCCATCACTTATTTATCTGGTTGTTTAATTTGTAGAAATCCGGCAAGACTGGAGCGTAGGAAGTAG